A genomic window from Fibrobacterota bacterium includes:
- a CDS encoding ABC transporter permease subunit encodes MPDPRNSPWTELLRIQGALRSRTRRVLWILSFLVPVLTWCAVSYVPWIWHPQVEVADAGDVTWFTPGMRIDRAGFEKANRIVEAAHGKLATGAVANPVFLPAPHQVLAALYTSFVTPPRLKEERWLHQELWRSIQVILWGFLLSSLVGLPLGLLCGGMPSMAKLSEPFVEFFRYLPAPAFGALCVAVLGINDAPKVAIIFIGTFFQQVLVIANTVRRVEPSLVEAAQTLGASRRAQLLRVVLPASIADIYQDLRVLLGWAWTYLIVAELIGTSSGITYFINLQAKYRQYDKVMAAILIIGIVGLGSDLILAWIGRRLFPWRKDAAPLFRRRRVLASAEVPA; translated from the coding sequence ATGCCTGATCCAAGAAACTCTCCGTGGACGGAACTGCTGCGGATCCAGGGCGCCCTGCGCTCCCGAACGCGCAGGGTCCTGTGGATCCTCTCCTTTCTGGTGCCGGTGCTCACGTGGTGCGCGGTCAGCTATGTGCCGTGGATCTGGCACCCTCAGGTGGAGGTGGCGGATGCCGGCGACGTGACGTGGTTCACGCCGGGGATGCGCATCGATCGGGCAGGCTTCGAGAAGGCCAACCGGATCGTGGAAGCCGCCCACGGCAAGCTCGCGACAGGAGCTGTCGCCAACCCCGTGTTCCTGCCCGCGCCCCACCAGGTGCTGGCCGCTTTGTACACGTCGTTTGTTACGCCCCCGCGGTTGAAGGAGGAACGCTGGCTCCATCAGGAACTGTGGCGCTCCATCCAGGTGATCCTTTGGGGGTTCCTGCTCAGCTCGCTGGTGGGACTTCCGCTGGGCCTGTTGTGCGGTGGAATGCCCTCCATGGCGAAGTTGTCCGAACCGTTCGTGGAGTTCTTCCGGTACTTGCCCGCCCCGGCCTTCGGCGCCTTGTGCGTGGCGGTGCTGGGGATCAACGACGCCCCCAAGGTCGCCATCATCTTCATCGGGACCTTCTTCCAGCAGGTCCTGGTGATCGCCAACACGGTGCGCCGCGTGGAGCCTTCGCTGGTGGAGGCCGCCCAGACCCTGGGCGCCAGCCGCCGCGCGCAGCTCTTGCGGGTGGTGCTGCCCGCTTCCATCGCCGACATCTATCAGGATCTGCGGGTGCTCCTGGGTTGGGCCTGGACCTACCTGATCGTGGCGGAACTGATCGGGACAAGTTCCGGCATCACCTACTTCATCAACCTCCAGGCCAAGTACCGCCAGTACGACAAGGTCATGGCGGCCATTTTGATCATCGGGATCGTGGGGCTGGGCTCCGATCTGATCCTGGCCTGGATCGGTCGGCGCCTGTTCCCGTGGCGCAAGGATGCCGCGCCCCTGTTTCGGCGCCGTCGCGTGCTCGCCTCCGCGGAGGTGCCGGCATGA
- a CDS encoding ABC transporter ATP-binding protein, with the protein MNAQDTPLAVEIDPATRSRLDRMHQREEVLEVRSLGKVFESAQGPVEALQNLSFSVHRREFLSVVGASGCGKSTLVRILAGLETATSGEVLVDGKPVNGPGRDRGMVFQGYTLFPWLTVERNIAFGLEMAGRGRPSALEQAREWIDLVGLKGFEEKYPHQLSGGMRQRVAIARSLAAGPRVLLMDEPFGALDAQTRAQMQAHLLQIWKNVDITVVFITHDLDEAVFLSDRILVLDPRPGRIREHLEVPVSRPRSHGQVLTPPFQAVRSHIERLIHPPQQVPHVDRIPMIRMTVVGDEVE; encoded by the coding sequence ATGAACGCGCAGGACACCCCCCTGGCGGTGGAAATCGATCCCGCCACCCGTTCGCGCCTGGATCGCATGCACCAGCGCGAAGAGGTGTTGGAAGTGCGGTCCTTGGGCAAGGTCTTCGAGAGCGCCCAAGGACCGGTGGAGGCTTTGCAGAATTTGTCATTCTCCGTGCATCGCCGTGAATTCCTGAGCGTGGTGGGCGCCTCCGGTTGCGGCAAGTCCACGCTCGTGCGCATTCTGGCGGGATTGGAAACGGCCACATCCGGCGAAGTCCTGGTGGACGGAAAGCCCGTGAACGGGCCGGGTCGCGATCGCGGCATGGTCTTCCAGGGCTACACGCTGTTCCCGTGGCTGACGGTGGAGCGCAACATCGCCTTCGGCCTGGAGATGGCCGGGCGAGGCAGACCATCGGCGCTGGAGCAGGCGCGGGAGTGGATCGACCTCGTGGGACTCAAAGGCTTCGAGGAAAAGTATCCGCACCAGCTTTCCGGCGGCATGCGCCAACGGGTGGCCATCGCGCGCAGCCTCGCGGCGGGACCTCGCGTACTTCTGATGGACGAACCGTTCGGGGCCTTGGACGCCCAAACCCGCGCCCAGATGCAGGCGCACCTCTTGCAGATCTGGAAGAACGTCGACATCACCGTGGTGTTCATCACCCACGATTTGGACGAGGCGGTGTTCCTGTCCGACCGGATCCTGGTGCTGGACCCGAGGCCCGGCCGCATCCGCGAACATCTGGAAGTGCCCGTGTCCAGGCCGCGTTCCCATGGACAGGTTCTGACGCCTCCGTTCCAGGCTGTCCGGTCGCACATCGAGCGGCTCATCCATCCACCCCAACAGGTCCCCCATGTCGACCGGATCCCCATGATCCGCATGACCGTGGTGGGCGACGAGGTAGAATGA
- a CDS encoding DUF1989 domain-containing protein has translation MHKFLYKEHLPGGASWSARLRRGQGLRIQDPTGEANLVLGLWSAADPLERFCLPDTLKSQRIARLSAPCTLQSDMGRALVSLVADTCGWHDVLGGLGDYERAVARFGETTYQDHRNDRLTNARDHFLVELGKYGLGERDLVSVVNLFSRVSVDAAGALHWDPKPQLGRAVTLRMEMETLVVLSATPHPLDPSRTWTPRGLDMEVVLLPVSDPDDPVRTSCPENARALELSERLYPGQWP, from the coding sequence ATGCACAAGTTCCTCTACAAGGAGCATCTCCCCGGCGGAGCGTCCTGGTCGGCCCGCTTGCGTCGCGGCCAGGGATTGCGCATCCAGGACCCGACAGGCGAGGCGAATCTCGTGTTGGGACTGTGGAGCGCCGCGGATCCGTTGGAAAGATTCTGTCTTCCCGATACCCTGAAATCCCAGCGCATCGCCCGCCTGTCCGCACCTTGCACGTTGCAATCGGACATGGGTCGCGCCTTGGTTAGCCTCGTTGCCGACACCTGCGGGTGGCACGACGTGTTGGGCGGCCTCGGCGATTACGAACGCGCCGTCGCGCGCTTCGGCGAAACCACCTACCAGGATCACCGCAACGACCGGCTCACCAACGCCCGCGACCATTTTCTGGTGGAGCTGGGCAAGTACGGATTGGGCGAGCGCGACCTGGTGTCGGTGGTGAATCTCTTCTCGCGCGTGTCGGTGGATGCGGCCGGGGCCTTGCATTGGGACCCCAAACCCCAGCTTGGTCGCGCAGTCACGCTGCGCATGGAGATGGAGACGCTGGTGGTTCTTTCCGCCACGCCTCATCCGCTGGATCCCTCCCGAACCTGGACGCCGCGCGGCCTGGACATGGAGGTGGTCCTGCTGCCCGTGTCCGATCCCGATGATCCGGTGCGCACCTCGTGCCCCGAAAACGCCCGCGCACTGGAACTTTCCGAACGACTCTATCCAGGACAATGGCCATGA
- a CDS encoding DUF1989 domain-containing protein, giving the protein MAMNGITPSNMDPKHATRILVQAGDHWLHELHAGQTFRIVDLEGNQAVDTFFLDARDTAERYCAQTTIREQGSIHLTTGTRILSTRGRELLRIVADTCGRHDTLGGACAAESNQVRYGLEKRPMHNCRDSFLLAMARSGRNLTKRDIGANVNFFMNVPVTPEGKLDFQDGISAAGKYVEMTVTRDVLVLISNCPQLNNPCNGWNPTPVELLVWDPWRPSGARHPHVH; this is encoded by the coding sequence ATGGCCATGAACGGGATCACACCAAGCAACATGGACCCCAAGCACGCCACCCGGATTCTGGTGCAGGCCGGCGACCACTGGCTGCACGAGCTGCACGCGGGGCAGACCTTCCGGATCGTGGACCTGGAAGGAAACCAAGCGGTGGACACCTTCTTCCTGGACGCCCGCGACACCGCCGAGCGCTACTGCGCCCAGACCACCATCCGCGAACAGGGGAGCATCCACCTGACCACGGGGACGCGGATATTGTCTACCCGGGGTCGCGAACTGCTGCGGATCGTCGCGGACACCTGCGGGCGCCACGACACGTTGGGCGGAGCCTGCGCGGCCGAATCCAACCAGGTCCGCTACGGCTTGGAAAAGCGACCCATGCACAACTGCCGCGACTCCTTCCTGTTGGCGATGGCGCGTTCCGGACGGAATCTGACCAAGCGCGACATCGGTGCCAACGTGAACTTCTTCATGAACGTCCCGGTGACTCCGGAGGGAAAACTGGATTTCCAGGACGGGATCTCGGCGGCGGGCAAGTACGTTGAGATGACCGTGACGAGGGACGTGCTGGTGTTGATCTCCAACTGTCCGCAGTTGAACAACCCTTGCAACGGCTGGAACCCCACGCCGGTGGAACTTCTGGTGTGGGATCCGTGGCGCCCCAGCGGGGCCCGCCATCCGCACGTCCACTGA
- the uca gene encoding urea carboxylase produces MFSKVLIANRGAIACRIERTLSRLGVASVAVHSDADLDSLHIDNADESVRLGPGPAAQSYLDPAKILEAARATGAQAIHPGYGFLSENIPFAQACEESGIVFLGPTADQMRVFALKHTAREAALRCGVPLLPGTGLLRDAMEAVFEAEKIGYPVMLKSTAGGGGIGMRRCPDASSLAQAWESVRALAEANFKDAGLYLEKCVDQARHVEVQIFGDGNGRVVALAERDCSVQRRNQKVLEETPAPGLTETVRSGLRTAAIRLARSVSYRSAGTVEFVLDAATGEYWFLEVNTRLQVEHGVTEEVHGMDLVEWMVRLGAGDASFLDEFRREPAGHSIQARVYAEDPVRNFAPCSGLLTEVSFPSDVRVETWVSTGCEVPPWYDPMLAKVIVHGADRAQALERMSIALGKIRLHGIGNNLEFLRAVVADDRFQEGRATTAMLGNFNWASSGLELLEAGAQTTVQDWPGRQGLWNVGIPPSGPMDALSLRLGNLALGNEQGAAGLEFVLKGPSLKSHQDRFAILTGADFSATLDGAPLPAWVPFLWKAGAVLRLPKTQSGARGYLLVAGGLDVPEHLGSRSTFALGGFGGHGGRALRTGDRIAWQTENGANAPVEVPLALRPAMESQWTVGVLLGPHAAPDYFLPEDIDDLFGSAYEVHYNSDRTGVRLTGPRPRWARSDGGEAGLHPSNLHDNAYVVGTLDFTGDTPVILGPDGPSLGGFACPVTLALSELWKLGQFAAGHRIRFVPLGYEAARLAHRDQEEALQAFARRDSISSGLAVPPAVAHWREVASEIVLLDRSEQPDRPALRIRQDGDDAFLVEFGPMVLDLELRLRVHLLYERLETMAIPGVLDLTPGIRSLQVRFDPSLVRRDLLLEQILSIEESLKDIDGIEIPNRIVHLPLSWDDPQTRLAIEKYMATVNPGAPWCPSNLEFIRRINGLESIEDVRKIVYDAQYLVMGLGDVYLGAPVATPLDPRHRLVTTKYNPARTWTPENAVGIGGAYLCVYGMEGPGGYQFVGRTVQMWNRWRSTTPFQKPWLLRFFDVLRFYPVETEQLHKLREDFPRGRWAPRIEASTFKLGDYRRFLSQHGEEIESFRATQRLAFGQERSRWESAGIEVVGAAETSARAPEEVSEGHLAIRAELPGSLWKYTVQPGDTVKEGDVVAILESMKMESPVTSPCEGVVVSLGCASGQAVGAGTLLVVLKP; encoded by the coding sequence ATGTTCTCCAAAGTTCTCATCGCCAACCGGGGCGCCATCGCCTGCCGCATCGAAAGGACGCTCAGCCGCCTGGGCGTGGCTTCGGTGGCCGTCCATTCCGACGCGGATCTGGACAGCCTCCACATCGACAACGCCGACGAATCCGTCCGCTTGGGGCCCGGCCCTGCGGCGCAATCCTATTTGGATCCCGCCAAGATCCTGGAAGCGGCCAGAGCCACCGGTGCCCAGGCCATCCATCCCGGCTACGGATTCCTCTCCGAGAACATCCCCTTCGCCCAAGCCTGCGAAGAGTCGGGAATTGTCTTTCTGGGACCCACCGCCGATCAAATGCGGGTCTTCGCGCTCAAGCACACCGCACGGGAAGCGGCGCTGCGTTGCGGCGTGCCGTTGCTGCCCGGCACGGGCCTTTTGCGCGACGCCATGGAGGCCGTGTTCGAGGCGGAGAAGATCGGGTATCCCGTGATGCTCAAGAGCACCGCGGGAGGCGGGGGCATCGGGATGCGCCGCTGCCCGGATGCATCCTCCCTTGCCCAGGCTTGGGAAAGCGTGCGCGCCTTGGCGGAAGCAAACTTCAAGGATGCGGGGCTCTATCTGGAAAAGTGCGTGGACCAGGCCCGGCATGTCGAAGTCCAGATCTTCGGGGACGGTAACGGGCGGGTGGTGGCCTTGGCCGAGCGAGATTGTTCCGTGCAGCGGCGCAACCAGAAGGTGCTGGAGGAGACTCCGGCGCCGGGCCTGACGGAAACCGTCAGATCGGGTCTGCGTACGGCGGCCATCCGGTTGGCCCGATCGGTCTCGTACCGGTCTGCAGGCACGGTGGAATTCGTGCTGGACGCCGCCACCGGCGAGTACTGGTTCTTGGAGGTCAACACGCGCCTGCAGGTGGAGCACGGCGTGACCGAAGAGGTCCATGGCATGGACCTGGTGGAGTGGATGGTTCGTCTGGGAGCGGGCGACGCCTCTTTCCTGGACGAATTCCGACGCGAGCCGGCAGGGCACTCCATCCAGGCGCGGGTGTACGCGGAAGACCCCGTCCGCAACTTCGCCCCCTGCTCCGGCCTCCTCACGGAAGTCTCCTTCCCTTCTGACGTGCGTGTGGAAACCTGGGTATCCACCGGCTGCGAAGTGCCGCCGTGGTACGATCCGATGCTCGCCAAGGTGATCGTGCACGGAGCCGACCGCGCCCAGGCCCTGGAACGGATGTCGATCGCCTTGGGCAAAATCCGTCTGCATGGGATCGGGAACAACCTGGAGTTCTTGCGCGCTGTGGTGGCGGATGATCGCTTCCAGGAAGGCCGCGCGACCACGGCCATGTTGGGGAATTTCAACTGGGCCAGCAGTGGGCTGGAATTGTTGGAAGCGGGAGCGCAGACCACCGTCCAGGATTGGCCGGGTCGGCAAGGTCTGTGGAACGTGGGCATCCCCCCGTCGGGCCCGATGGACGCGTTGTCGTTGCGACTGGGCAATCTCGCGCTGGGAAACGAACAAGGCGCGGCGGGCTTGGAGTTCGTGCTCAAGGGGCCTTCCTTGAAATCGCACCAGGATCGCTTCGCCATCCTGACCGGAGCGGATTTTTCCGCCACCCTGGACGGAGCTCCTTTGCCGGCCTGGGTTCCCTTCCTGTGGAAAGCGGGGGCCGTGCTGCGTTTGCCCAAGACGCAATCCGGCGCGCGTGGTTACCTGCTGGTGGCGGGGGGCTTGGATGTTCCCGAGCACCTGGGGTCGCGTTCGACCTTCGCGCTGGGCGGATTTGGCGGACATGGCGGTCGCGCCTTGCGCACGGGTGATCGCATCGCTTGGCAGACAGAAAATGGCGCGAACGCTCCGGTGGAGGTTCCGCTCGCCCTGCGGCCCGCCATGGAATCCCAGTGGACGGTGGGCGTGCTGCTGGGCCCGCACGCGGCGCCGGACTATTTCTTGCCCGAAGACATCGACGATCTGTTCGGATCCGCCTACGAGGTCCACTACAACTCGGATCGCACGGGGGTTCGCCTCACGGGCCCGCGTCCGCGCTGGGCGAGGAGCGATGGCGGCGAGGCCGGATTGCACCCTTCCAACCTGCACGACAACGCCTACGTGGTGGGAACCTTGGACTTCACCGGCGACACCCCGGTGATCCTGGGGCCGGATGGCCCCTCTTTGGGAGGGTTCGCCTGCCCGGTCACGCTGGCCTTGTCGGAGCTTTGGAAACTGGGCCAGTTCGCCGCCGGTCACCGCATCCGCTTTGTCCCGCTTGGTTACGAAGCGGCCCGCCTTGCCCATCGCGACCAGGAAGAGGCCTTGCAGGCCTTCGCACGACGGGACTCGATTTCCTCCGGATTGGCGGTGCCGCCAGCTGTCGCGCATTGGCGCGAGGTGGCGTCGGAAATTGTCTTGCTGGACCGCTCCGAGCAACCCGACCGCCCGGCCCTGAGAATCCGCCAGGATGGCGACGATGCCTTTTTGGTGGAGTTTGGCCCCATGGTCCTGGATCTGGAACTTCGCCTTAGGGTCCATCTGCTCTATGAGCGTTTGGAAACGATGGCGATCCCCGGAGTGCTGGACCTCACCCCCGGTATCCGCAGCCTGCAGGTGCGCTTCGATCCTTCCCTCGTGCGGCGCGATCTCCTTCTGGAGCAGATTCTGTCCATCGAGGAATCCCTCAAGGACATCGACGGGATCGAGATCCCCAACCGCATCGTGCACTTGCCGCTTTCGTGGGACGATCCCCAGACGCGGCTGGCCATCGAGAAATACATGGCCACCGTGAACCCCGGTGCGCCCTGGTGCCCCTCCAACCTGGAGTTCATCCGGCGCATCAACGGCCTGGAAAGCATCGAGGACGTGCGCAAAATCGTGTACGACGCCCAATACTTGGTGATGGGTCTGGGCGATGTCTACCTGGGAGCGCCGGTGGCCACCCCCTTGGATCCGCGACACCGTTTGGTGACCACCAAGTACAATCCCGCCCGCACCTGGACTCCCGAAAACGCGGTGGGGATCGGCGGGGCTTACCTGTGCGTGTACGGCATGGAAGGGCCGGGGGGCTACCAGTTCGTGGGCCGCACCGTGCAGATGTGGAACCGGTGGCGCAGCACCACGCCGTTCCAGAAGCCGTGGCTGCTGCGGTTTTTCGATGTGCTGCGCTTCTATCCGGTGGAGACCGAACAGTTGCACAAGCTCCGCGAGGACTTCCCGCGCGGTCGATGGGCGCCGCGGATCGAGGCCTCCACCTTCAAGCTGGGCGACTATCGACGATTCTTGTCGCAGCACGGCGAGGAAATCGAATCCTTCCGCGCGACCCAGCGATTGGCCTTCGGCCAAGAACGGAGCCGATGGGAGTCCGCGGGCATCGAGGTGGTGGGCGCGGCGGAAACCTCCGCTCGCGCTCCCGAGGAGGTTTCGGAAGGTCACCTGGCCATCCGCGCCGAGCTTCCCGGATCGCTTTGGAAATACACCGTCCAGCCCGGCGACACTGTGAAGGAGGGCGATGTTGTGGCTATCCTGGAATCCATGAAGATGGAATCGCCGGTCACAAGTCCGTGCGAGGGCGTGGTGGTGTCGCTAGGGTGCGCCAGCGGGCAGGCGGTGGGGGCTGGGACCCTGTTGGTGGTTCTGAAACCCTGA
- a CDS encoding putative addiction module antidote protein, producing MKKSRPLDISEFLDSDAHIASYLSSVLEDKDTDLLRQAFGHIAKAKGMSEIAKASGISRELLYESFAEGAEPPFVVVMKVLQALNIRFVFDCHAPEEKDQSSNRKSKKERKRLLKESLARGMADARENRGRFI from the coding sequence ATGAAAAAGTCTCGACCACTGGATATTTCCGAGTTTCTTGATTCCGATGCACATATCGCCTCCTATTTATCCTCCGTCCTTGAAGACAAGGACACGGACTTGCTACGCCAAGCTTTTGGCCACATTGCGAAAGCAAAAGGCATGAGCGAGATCGCAAAAGCAAGCGGGATCAGCCGCGAGTTATTGTATGAATCCTTCGCCGAAGGCGCTGAGCCTCCATTTGTGGTCGTGATGAAAGTCTTACAGGCTTTAAACATTCGTTTCGTGTTTGATTGCCATGCACCTGAAGAAAAAGATCAGTCGTCAAACCGGAAGTCCAAAAAAGAGCGAAAGCGATTACTCAAAGAAAGTTTGGCTCGCGGAATGGCGGATGCAAGAGAAAATCGGGGGAGGTTCATCTAG
- a CDS encoding type II toxin-antitoxin system Phd/YefM family antitoxin: protein MNSPQTTCPISEFHDHAAEFVTQVSTNQGPLRITESGNTVAVLLSMEEYQSLMDKIEILSDIALSEAEIAAGGGVEQKEFYKELKENFFP, encoded by the coding sequence ATGAACTCCCCACAAACCACCTGCCCCATTTCCGAGTTCCATGATCACGCTGCCGAGTTTGTGACCCAAGTCAGCACCAATCAAGGTCCGCTGAGGATCACCGAGTCAGGAAATACCGTAGCCGTTTTGCTCTCCATGGAAGAATATCAATCCTTAATGGATAAAATCGAAATCCTATCAGATATTGCTTTATCTGAGGCAGAAATAGCGGCTGGCGGTGGCGTGGAACAAAAGGAATTCTACAAGGAGCTCAAAGAAAATTTTTTTCCATAG
- a CDS encoding type II toxin-antitoxin system VapB family antitoxin, with product MKTTIDIDQKLLQEAMNLTGEPTKVATIHRALTELVRREKSMKILEHAGKLDLSIDLDAVRGRKDALRTQSLLRKQSGIRKYRGKLNWEGDLDSQRLD from the coding sequence TTGAAAACTACAATTGATATAGATCAAAAATTGCTGCAAGAGGCAATGAATCTCACTGGGGAGCCCACCAAAGTCGCCACAATCCATCGCGCACTGACTGAGCTAGTTCGTCGCGAAAAATCTATGAAAATTCTTGAACATGCCGGCAAACTCGACCTATCCATCGACTTGGACGCGGTGCGAGGTAGAAAGGATGCACTTCGTACCCAAAGCTTACTCAGGAAACAATCCGGAATTCGGAAGTACCGTGGAAAGCTCAACTGGGAAGGAGATTTGGACTCCCAAAGGCTTGACTGA
- a CDS encoding type II toxin-antitoxin system VapB family antitoxin — translation MPSRIAIDDDLLEEAFLVGQLTTREETVHLALKEYILKRKQFRILSLAGAIDFDEVYDYKSGRNRHANPGFPQQH, via the coding sequence CTGCCTTCGCGGATTGCCATTGATGACGACCTTCTTGAAGAAGCATTTTTAGTCGGCCAGTTGACCACCAGGGAAGAAACCGTCCACTTGGCTTTGAAAGAATATATCCTCAAGCGGAAGCAGTTCAGAATCCTATCCTTGGCCGGAGCCATCGATTTTGACGAGGTCTACGATTACAAATCCGGAAGGAATCGACATGCCAATCCTGGATTTCCTCAGCAACATTGA
- the ltrA gene encoding group II intron reverse transcriptase/maturase, whose amino-acid sequence MTDLMQAKSQPIGKRQVWEAWKHVRGGGKATGVDGLSMDEIASDPGRYLYPLWNRLASGSYMPPPVREKRIPKGDGKERKLGIPTILDRVAQQTIRAELEAEVEPMFHPDSYGYRPHCSAHDALRQCNARCRGQWYVIDLDIRAFFDTIDHERMLSILRQYTDKKHILLYCKRWLEAPTMKEDGGMEERDRGTPQGGVISPLLANLYLHEAFDLWLWETEPGVEFERYADDIVVHVSSREQAENLLGRIRERLGAYGLELSEEKTKIVYCWKGTRPPSANSGCDRSFDFLGFQFRPGTWPRLRGGRAAACGFSVPGSAQRARSGYPRRCASFGSSDGKM is encoded by the coding sequence ATGACCGACCTGATGCAAGCGAAGAGCCAGCCGATCGGAAAGCGGCAGGTATGGGAAGCCTGGAAACATGTGCGAGGTGGCGGCAAAGCCACCGGCGTCGATGGCCTGTCCATGGACGAGATCGCCTCGGATCCGGGCCGATACCTGTACCCCTTGTGGAACCGCCTGGCCAGTGGGAGCTACATGCCCCCGCCGGTGCGCGAGAAGCGGATTCCCAAGGGAGACGGCAAGGAACGGAAACTGGGAATCCCGACGATTCTGGACCGTGTGGCGCAGCAGACGATCCGCGCGGAGCTGGAAGCGGAGGTGGAACCGATGTTCCATCCCGACTCGTACGGCTACCGTCCGCACTGCAGTGCCCACGATGCTCTTCGGCAGTGCAATGCGCGTTGCCGGGGGCAATGGTATGTGATCGATCTGGACATCCGGGCGTTCTTTGACACGATCGACCATGAGAGGATGCTGTCGATCCTTCGGCAGTACACGGACAAGAAGCACATCCTGCTTTACTGCAAGCGATGGCTGGAAGCGCCGACGATGAAGGAAGATGGGGGCATGGAGGAACGCGATCGCGGTACGCCTCAAGGCGGCGTGATCAGCCCACTCCTGGCCAACCTGTACCTGCATGAAGCCTTTGATCTCTGGCTTTGGGAAACCGAACCGGGGGTGGAGTTCGAGCGGTACGCCGACGACATTGTGGTGCATGTATCCAGTCGTGAGCAAGCGGAGAATTTGCTTGGTCGGATTCGGGAACGGCTCGGGGCCTATGGTCTCGAGCTGAGCGAGGAGAAGACAAAGATTGTCTACTGCTGGAAAGGGACCCGTCCGCCCTCGGCGAATTCGGGCTGTGACCGGTCGTTTGACTTTCTGGGCTTTCAATTTCGCCCCGGTACATGGCCAAGATTGAGGGGAGGAAGGGCGGCGGCCTGTGGATTTTCAGTCCCGGGATCAGCCCAAAGAGCGAGAAGCGGATATCCGCGACGTTGCGCGAGCTTCGGATCTTCCGATGGCAAAATGTGA